Within Nosocomiicoccus ampullae, the genomic segment TGCATGGTATCTAACGCGATCCGAGGAAATGTCGAGATTATTGTTAAACCAACAATTGATAGTAAGTAATATTGAATTTTAAATCATTTTAATCTAAAATCTAACTATTACTCTATTCAGGTGATGAAATGAATACGTACTTGATTTTAGCTATTGTTTTCGGTTTGATTACTCTCGCATTATTTACTTTAACAGTTAAACACGCATCACAAGGTGAGCGGTCTGCGATGTGGTCAGGGTTTACAATCGTCAGTTTGGTCATTACAGTCATCGTTGTTGGTGTTTATCAACAGGAAAAATTATATTATAACCCAAAAGAAATCGCGGATAACGTATTGAGTAAACAAATACAAGATGTTGTCCATGCGTATAATTTACAAGATGATTATTATGAAGCAGATATTCCAAAGTTTGAAAAAGGTGAGTACCGAGAAAATACCCCTTTAAAGTTTTCAGACTACACGGTAACAAATATTGTGAAAAAACCACGCGGTCAATATATTACGATTGAAAAGAATAACAAATCTGTCATTATATATGATCCGATTGGTAAAAGAGATATTAAACTCGAGCAGCAATATACATTTTTAGGATCTCCAAGCTTATCGTATCCGTTTGTAGTAAAACTTCATTATAAAGATGACCAGTCGAGGTTTGTTTTATTTTAAAAAAGAGAAGAGTTAAAAACTCTTCTCTATTTTTTATAATACGTAATATAGTCGTCTTTTAATTCTACACCGATATAGTCTTTGCCGTTTTCTAGCATCCAATCAAAATCATCATATTTAATTTTAATTGGATCTCCACTTAGCATTTGTTCATTTTCTAAGTCGAGCATTAAAATATGACGTCTTTTATTTCCATATTTAATTTTTGTGTTTACAATATTTAAACCAAGTGACATTGTATTTTTTAAACTTGGTAAATTTGTCGGCATTACTGTACCTATTAAATATTTAAACTGTTTATCTTTACGTAACTTTTCTAGTAATACCTCCCCCATTTTTAATTGAAGGTTTTTGCCACGTAAATCTTCATGGATAAATGTAATCTCTGAGTAAATCGTATCTTCACGACTCACATTTGCGTCATCTGCTAAATGCTCATCTTCATTTATTTTTGGTATATAAAATGCTCTAAGTGCTTTTAATTTTTCACCATCAAACACACCAACACTATATTCACTTTCTAATAATGTCAGCATGTCTTCTCTACCTAATGTTTCTAATACTTCTTTATCTTCAAGATTATCATAGACTTCTTTTTGAAGACTAAGCACTTCGTCGATATATTTCGGGGTAATATTTACAATCTCCATTTACAGCCTCCTTAACTAAACAAGTACTGATTAATTAAATCTAATGATTCAATTGGTTTTCCAGTAAAGTATACATAGAAATAATATAAAACAATTAAGACGATTACAATTATAAATAAACTCGCAAATGATTTTATAAACTTAAAGATAATACGATAAATCATTGAAACAATCGCTAAAAATATAATCATGTATATTAAGCTCTGGACTGTTAAATCAATATTATACAATCCAGTATAATTTAAACCGAATATTAATATGACAGACAACATAATTAGAACAAAAATTCTTTTCAAACTACTTCCTACTTTCTACATACGTCAGCTGAGTCGCAATAACAATTCCAATGACTAAAAATACGGCACTAATAAATGGTAAATATGATACTACAATTTTATCGATAAATATTCCACCAATAACCGCACCAAGTCCAATTCCTAAGTTTAAACTCGACATGTTCCAGCTAAATACTTTAGAAGCACTTCCCTTTACACTATTAACAAGTCCTGACTGAATCATTGGTGATGTACTCCACTGGAAAACGTTAAACAAGTAAAATGCAATAAAAAATAGGAGTGGTATATTAAACGTAAATGGTAACGAAATTGCCATTGTCGTAAATAATATTAGCATCGTAATAATCGCATGCTTAATGTTGAATTTGTCAACGAGTATACCACCTAAATATGTTCCAGACATTCCACCAAGGCCAGCAACAAATAATGCAAGTGATACTTGATTTAATGAAAAACTATTTTCTGTTAATAATGGTGAAATATATCCAATAATATTAAAGTTTGCTGTCAGTACAAGTAGTGTAATCGTAATATATAATACGACGTTCTTTTTATTTAATATGATGTTTTCATCGTCTATATTTGAAATGTGAGAAGTTTCTGGAAGTTTTCTTAATAAAATTGTCGATACGATAATTGTTAAAATAATGATGATAAAGAATACTTCTCGCCATCCAAAAATATTACCAACGAGTGTGCTAATTGGTATTCCAAAAACATTCGCTGCACTAAATCCCATGTAAACGAGTGCAATCATTTTTCCTCTTAAGTGTGCTTCAGATAATAGTGAAGTTAAATCTAAAATCTTAACAATTAAAACTGACGCACCCATCGCTGTAATCACACGACCAATAGCAAGTGTAAAAAACGACTGGCTGAGCATAAAAATAACATTACCAAGTATAAATATTAAAAATGAATACAATATCATTTTCTTTTGACTAAATTTTTCACTGATTTGTATTAATAGTGGTCCAAAAACCGCAAATGACACAGCGTACACTGTAATCAGTTGTCCAGTTAATCCGTAACTAATATTTAAATCACTACTGATCAT encodes:
- a CDS encoding MFS transporter → MNRKLVIIFMFTIFLLGIMELIISGLIEMISSDLNISYGLTGQLITVYAVSFAVFGPLLIQISEKFSQKKMILYSFLIFILGNVIFMLSQSFFTLAIGRVITAMGASVLIVKILDLTSLLSEAHLRGKMIALVYMGFSAANVFGIPISTLVGNIFGWREVFFIIIILTIIVSTILLRKLPETSHISNIDDENIILNKKNVVLYITITLLVLTANFNIIGYISPLLTENSFSLNQVSLALFVAGLGGMSGTYLGGILVDKFNIKHAIITMLILFTTMAISLPFTFNIPLLFFIAFYLFNVFQWSTSPMIQSGLVNSVKGSASKVFSWNMSSLNLGIGLGAVIGGIFIDKIVVSYLPFISAVFLVIGIVIATQLTYVESRK
- a CDS encoding N-acetyltransferase; translation: MEIVNITPKYIDEVLSLQKEVYDNLEDKEVLETLGREDMLTLLESEYSVGVFDGEKLKALRAFYIPKINEDEHLADDANVSREDTIYSEITFIHEDLRGKNLQLKMGEVLLEKLRKDKQFKYLIGTVMPTNLPSLKNTMSLGLNIVNTKIKYGNKRRHILMLDLENEQMLSGDPIKIKYDDFDWMLENGKDYIGVELKDDYITYYKK